One window of Arvicola amphibius chromosome 6, mArvAmp1.2, whole genome shotgun sequence genomic DNA carries:
- the LOC119817464 gene encoding 60S ribosomal protein L7-like — MEAVPEKKKVPAAPGTQKKKKVPAAPGTLKKKKVPSVPETLKKKRRNFAELKVKRLRKKIALKSLRRVQKKLIYEKAKHYHKEYRQMYRTEIRMARMARKAGNFYVPAEPKLAFVIRIRGINGVSPKVRKVLQLLRLRQIFNGTFVKLNKASINMLRIVEPYIAWGYPNLKSVNELIYKRGYGKIHKKRIALTDNSLIARSLGKYGIIYMEDLIHEIYTVGKRFKEANNFLWPFKLSSPRGGMKKKTTHFVEGGDAGNREDQINRLIRRMN, encoded by the coding sequence ATGGAGGCTGTGCCGGAGAAAAAAAAGGTTCCTGCTGCACCGGGaacccagaagaaaaagaaggttccTGCTGcaccaggaaccctgaagaaaaagaaggttcCTTCTGTGCCAGAAACGCTGAAGAAAAAGCGAAGGAATTTCGCAGAGTTGAAGGTGAAGCGCCTTCGGAAGAAGATTGCCCTGAAGTCGCTGCGAAGGGTCCAGAAGAAGCTCATCTATGAGAAGGCAAAGCACTATCACAAGGAGTACAGGCAGATGTACCGGACGGAGATTCGCATGGCCAGGATGGCAAGGAAAGCTGGAAACTTCTACGTGCCCGCAGAACCGAAGCTGGCCTTCGTCATCAGAATCCGAGGTATCAATGGTGTGAGCCCAAAGGTGCGCAAGGTGTTGCAGCTTCTCCGTCTTCGGCAGATCTTCAACGGCACCTTTGTCAAGCTCAACAAGGCTTCAATTAACATGCTGAGGATTGTGGAACCATACATTGCATGGGGGTACCCCAATCTGAAGTCAGTAAATGAGCTCATCTACAAACGCGGCTATGGCAAAATTCATAAGAAGAGAATTGCCTTGACAGATAATTCCTTGATTGCTCGATCTCTTGGTAAATATGGCATCATCTACATGGAGGATCTAATTCATGAGATCTATACAGTTGGAAAACGCTTCAAGGAAGCGAATAACTTCCTGTGGCCCTTCAAATTATCTTCTCCACGAGGTGGAATGAAGAAGAAGACAACTCATTTTGTGGAAGGTGGAGATGCTGGCAATAGGGAAGACCAGATAAACAGGCTTATTAGACGGATGAACTAA